In Dioscorea cayenensis subsp. rotundata cultivar TDr96_F1 unplaced genomic scaffold, TDr96_F1_v2_PseudoChromosome.rev07_lg8_w22 25.fasta BLBR01001803.1, whole genome shotgun sequence, one genomic interval encodes:
- the LOC120257027 gene encoding uncharacterized protein LOC120257027, which produces MADKTKKKLHTEATENHSPRVLGLKSFFSCKHHHGCTRSIFNLKDHTNTNNNLVESPKKRVSMGSGSRSSSSRSLKAPLSEINGGSFRGMHLRRLSGCYECHLVVDPLNNGFSKVPSLRSTISPCPDCGEVFMKAESLELHQSVRHAVTELGVEDTSRNIVEIIFQSSWLKRQGSMCKIERILKVQNTQRTLTRFEDYRDLIKSKANKLAKKHPRCIADGNELLRFYCTSIKCSLGINGYTNLCDLIPHCRVCSIIRDGFKTDSFGKIRTMATSGRAHDCFENSTENDERRAMLVCRVIAGRVKKSQDGMEECDSIAGLAGIYSNLDELFVFNSKAILPCFVVIYEGF; this is translated from the exons ATGGCAGATAAGACAAAGAAGAAGCTCCACACTGAAGCAACAGAGAACCACTCTCCAAGAGTACTGGGTTTGAAGAGCTTCTTCAGTTGCAAACACCACCATGGATGCACTCGCTCTATCTTCAACTTGAAAGACCACACCAACACTAACAACAACCTTGTGGAGAGTCCTAAGAAGAGAGTCTCAATGGGGAGTGGAAGCAGAAGCAGTTCAAGTAGGTCCTTGAAAGCTCCTCTGAGTGAAATCAATGGTGGTTCTTTCAGAGGGATGCATTTGAGAAGGCTTTCTGGTTGTTATGAATGTCATTTGGTTGTTGATCCTTTGAACAATGGCTTTTCTAAAGTCCCTTCTTTAAGGTCCACCATTTCCCCTTGTCCTGACTGTGGAGAAGTCTTCATGAAAGCAGAGAGTTTAGAACTTCATCAATCTGTTAGACATGCAG TGACAGAGTTGGGAGTTGAGGACACAAGTAGAAACATAGTGGAGATTATTTTCCAATCAAGCTGGTTGAAAAGACAAGGATCAATGTGCAAGATAGAGAGGATTCTCAAGGTACAAAACACACAAAGAACATTAACAAGGTTTGAAGATTATAGAGATTTGATTAAAAGTAAAGCTAACAAGCTTGCAAAGAAGCACCCAAGATGCATTGCTGATGGGAATGAGCTCTTGAGGTTTTACTGTACTAGTATCAAGTGCTCACTTGGTATCAATGGTTACACAAACTTGTGTGATTTGATACCTCATTGTAGAGTTTGTAGCATTATAAGAGATGGATTCAAGACAGATAGTTTTGGCAAGATTAGAACAATGGCAACAAGTGGAAGAGCTCATGACTGTTTCGAGAATTCGACGGAGAATGATGAGAGAAGGGCAATGCTGGTGTGCAGAGTGATTGCAGGGAGGGTGAAGAAGAGCCAGGATGGAATGGAGGAGTGTGATTCTATTGCTGGTTTGGCTGGGATTTATTCAAACTTGGATGAACTATTTGTGTTCAATTCTAAGGCAATATTGCCTTGTTTTGTTGTGATTTATGAAGGGTTCTAA
- the LOC120257026 gene encoding LEAF RUST 10 DISEASE-RESISTANCE LOCUS RECEPTOR-LIKE PROTEIN KINASE-like 2.1: MSLQHLFPFLLLLLPFSCLLSVSSSQATFQRYLDCLPVPFTCGDLHINISYPFRIDSRRDYCGYPGFYLNCTNNTTTLTITMSGTLYVIKDLDYFNHIITIMNSDFSNHTCPLTYTNTTIDTTIFEFYNQNQMLNLYLNCSSLSIPSSLMSIPCLLEKTGNHSYFSLLSDGLQGFLRRCSSTVIIPVKKEAADRLSNNSTAFGDVLQEGFMVKWIAGRGWCSFCTNSGGVCAYDGNDPLDQTCYCPYGSTTGVCSNGVTNRIKKKRIIIGALTGVAAIITLIFICLCYSYRKRQQYSSALLDIVCWRNTSKDQIIETFLQKHGTLTPKRYSYPEVKKITRSFQHKLGQGGFGSVFKGNLSNGHDVAVKLLNRIDGDGEEFLNEVASIGRTSHINIVSLVGFCFQGSQRALIYDFMPNGSLEKYIYVEDPKTMLGWEKLFQIASGIARGLEYLHRGCNTKIVHFDIKPHNILLDENFCPKISDFGLAKFGTHKESILSLAGARGTIGYIAPEVFSRNFGTISSKSDVYSYGMMILEMAGGRKNVKVTADRTSEIYFPHWIYEHLDEDEDMEHYGVTTDKQDIARKLILVGLWCIQIRPESRPTMTKVVEMLEGSINDLQLPPKPYLFSPSRSSPST; encoded by the exons ATGAGTTTACAGCACCTCTTCCcattcctcctcctcctcctccctttCTCATGCCTCCTCTCTGTCTCTTCATCCCAAGCAACCTTCCAACGTTACCTTGATTGTCTTCCAGTCCCATTCACTTGTGGAGATCTCCATATAAACATATCCTATCCTTTCCGCATAGATAGCAGGCGTGACTACTGTGGCTATCCAGGCTTCTACCTCAACTGCACTAACAACACCACCACCCTGACAATCACCATGAGTGGCACCTTGTACGTAATCAAGGACCTTGATTACTTCAACCATATCATCACCATTATGAACTCAGACTTCTCCAACCATACCTGCCCCTTGACATACACTAATACCACCATAGACACCACCATCTTTGAATTCTATAACCAAAACCAGATGCTCAATTTATACCTTAACTGCTCTTCACTATCAATCCCATCCTCTCTAATGAGCATTCCTTGCTTGTTAGAGAAAACGGGTAATCACTCTTACTTTAGTTTACTGAGTGATGGCCTTCAAGGTTTCCTTCGAAGGTGCTCATCGACTGTGATTATACCGGTGAAGAAGGAAGCGGCTGATCGGCTATCTAACAATTCTACGGCCTTCGGTGACGTGCTGCAGGAGGGGTTCATGGTGAAATGGATAGCCGGAAGAGGTTGGTGTAGCTTCTGCACAAATTCCGGCGGTGTTTGTGCCTACGACGGCAACGATCCCTTAGACCAAACATGCTACTGTCCTTATGGTTCAACCACGGGTGTTTGCTCCaacg GAGTGACTAATAGGATCAAAAAGAAGCGTATAATCATAG GTGCTCTAACAGGTGTTGCTGCCATCATTACACTAATATTCATATGCTTGTGCTACTCTTACAGAAAGAGGCAACAATACTCTTCTGCTCTCCTTG ATATTGTATGCTGGCGGAATACTAGTAAAGATCAAATCATAGAGACTTTCTTGCAAAAACATGGCACACTGACCCCAAAAAGATATAGCTATCCGGAAGTGAAGAAAATAACAAGGTCCTTCCAACACAAACTAGGACAAGGTGGCTTCGGAAGTGTTTTTAAAGGTAATCTTTCAAATGGACATGATGTGGCTGTGAAACTCTTAAATAGAATTGATGGGGATGGAGAGGAGTTTCTTAATGAGGTGGCCAGTATTGGGAGGACATCCCACATCAACATTGTTAGTCTTGTAGGCTTCTGCTTCCAAGGATCCCAAAGAGCTTTGATCTATGACTTCATGCCCAATGGCTCTTTAGAGAAGTACATTTATGTTGAAGACCCAAAGACAATGCTTGGATGGGAGAAGTTGTTCCAAATAGCATCTGGTATCGCTAGGGGTTTGGAGTACTTACACCGTGGTTGCAATACTAAAATAGTACATTTTGACATCAAACCTCACAACATACTCTTGGATGAAAATTTTTGTCCTAAGATTTCTGATTTTGGACTAGCTAAATTTGGTACGCACAAAGAGAGTATATTGTCCTTGGCAGGTGCCAGAGGAACAATAGGATATATTGCACCTGAAGTATTCTCTAGAAATTTTGGAACTATTTCTAGTAAATCTGATGTCTACAGTTATGGTATGATGATCTTGGAAATGGCTGGAGGGAGGAAAAATGTAAAAGTGACTGCAGACAGGACTAGTGAGATTTATTTTCCTCATTGGATTTATGAGCAccttgatgaagatgaagatatggAACATTATGGAGTGACAACAGACAAACAAGATATTGCAAGAAAATTGATCTTGGTGGGTTTGTGGTGCATACAAATTAGACCAGAATCTCGACCGACAATGACTAAAGTGGTAGAAATGTTAGAGGGAAGCATCAATGATTTACAATTGCCGCCAAAACCATACTTATTTTCTCCTTCAAGATCATCGCCATCTACTTGA